In Persicimonas caeni, a single window of DNA contains:
- the pbpC gene encoding penicillin-binding protein 1C, with protein MAAHLVPLPERLSVRDSMVVTWRDGSTAHVLLSGDDKQRIPVELDRVDPAYVEALIALEDERFWHHPGVDPIAIVRAAWSNVRYGEVVSGGSTITMQLVRLLEPRPRTLGSKMVEALRAMQLEVHMSKEEILEAYLRFVPYGGNREGIETASLAYFEQSAEVMSDAQIATLLAVPQNPTLHHPSEANAERLEKTRNRIAKKLFEEGALSAGKGGGGLSVEEAYAQVAAEEVPVAMTQLPRRLPHLAFWLRARSPEEGRFETTLDRYAQATVEELVDARRAVAETHGIHNTAVVVAEHQTGEIRALVGNFDFSDARHGGQIAGFDVARSTGSLLKPFLYAQGIDDGLIAPEHLESDIPVTYGTYSPENYNYEYSGLVRMDDALARSLNVPFVNLLGEVGVDRFQSTLRALGLRRFNPRPGDTGLSIAVGGVEATPVEVAELYAALANDARATELRVLAKAATPAQNGAHTVFDTVSERRKNTVSDTAKRDSGVVSSGAAWLTRQALRRRDRPDFPGRARGTGTSGAIHWKTGTSSGHKDAWTAGSSSRYTAVVWMGNLTNSPSTYLVGSQAAAPLFFDILEALDDTTRLDDPMPNEVMTEVEVCSFSGHLPSGACEHIEEVYLPTRSVPTERCPYHVEVDVDLETGRALTPRCRQGREFETRSFVQLPPDVRRWMEERLGDVSEPPPMHSDCGAAREAAPPAIASPPPGQTLVLMPGIPKERQKVLLQAHAANSQSQLSWFVNGRFLGKVDGDDTLWWTPAQGEHELVVMNTAGQASRRKLVVR; from the coding sequence TTGGCAGCCCATTTGGTCCCCCTGCCGGAGCGGCTCTCGGTGCGCGACTCGATGGTGGTGACCTGGCGCGACGGCAGCACGGCGCATGTGCTCTTGTCGGGTGACGACAAGCAGCGCATCCCGGTGGAGCTCGACCGAGTGGACCCGGCGTATGTCGAGGCGCTGATCGCGCTCGAGGACGAGCGTTTCTGGCACCATCCCGGCGTCGACCCCATCGCGATTGTACGCGCGGCGTGGTCGAACGTGCGCTACGGGGAGGTCGTCTCGGGCGGCTCGACGATCACGATGCAGCTGGTGCGCCTGCTCGAGCCCAGGCCGCGAACGCTGGGCTCGAAGATGGTCGAGGCGCTGCGCGCGATGCAACTCGAGGTGCACATGTCCAAAGAGGAGATTCTGGAGGCGTACCTTCGGTTTGTGCCCTACGGGGGCAACCGAGAGGGCATCGAGACGGCGTCGTTGGCCTACTTCGAGCAGTCAGCCGAGGTGATGTCCGACGCGCAGATCGCCACGTTGTTGGCGGTGCCGCAGAATCCGACCTTGCACCATCCGTCGGAGGCGAACGCCGAGCGGCTCGAGAAGACGCGAAATCGCATCGCCAAGAAGCTCTTCGAGGAGGGGGCGTTGTCGGCGGGGAAGGGCGGCGGTGGGCTGAGCGTCGAGGAGGCGTACGCGCAGGTGGCCGCCGAGGAGGTGCCGGTGGCGATGACCCAATTGCCGCGGCGGCTTCCTCACCTGGCGTTTTGGCTGCGCGCTCGATCTCCCGAGGAGGGACGTTTCGAGACGACGCTGGACCGGTATGCGCAGGCAACGGTCGAGGAGCTCGTCGACGCGCGGCGGGCGGTCGCCGAGACCCACGGTATTCACAATACGGCGGTGGTCGTCGCCGAGCATCAGACCGGCGAGATTCGCGCGCTGGTGGGCAACTTCGACTTTAGCGATGCGCGCCACGGCGGCCAGATTGCCGGGTTCGACGTGGCCCGGTCGACCGGCTCGCTGCTCAAGCCCTTTCTGTATGCCCAAGGCATCGACGACGGGTTGATCGCCCCGGAGCATCTCGAATCGGATATCCCGGTGACCTACGGCACCTACAGCCCCGAGAACTACAACTACGAATACTCGGGGCTGGTGCGCATGGACGACGCCTTGGCGCGCTCTTTAAACGTGCCGTTCGTCAACCTGCTGGGGGAGGTCGGCGTCGACCGGTTCCAGAGTACATTGCGCGCGCTGGGGCTGCGTCGGTTCAACCCGCGGCCGGGCGACACGGGGTTGTCGATCGCGGTGGGCGGCGTGGAAGCCACGCCGGTGGAGGTGGCCGAGTTGTACGCGGCGCTGGCCAACGATGCACGCGCCACGGAGTTGCGCGTGCTCGCAAAGGCCGCCACGCCCGCACAGAATGGGGCCCACACGGTGTTTGACACCGTGTCGGAGCGCAGAAAAAACACGGTGTCTGACACCGCGAAACGCGATTCTGGCGTCGTCAGCTCTGGTGCCGCATGGCTGACTCGACAAGCACTACGTCGGCGCGACCGACCGGACTTTCCGGGGCGTGCGCGTGGGACGGGCACCTCGGGGGCTATTCACTGGAAGACCGGCACCAGCAGCGGCCACAAGGACGCGTGGACGGCCGGTTCGAGCAGTCGGTACACAGCGGTGGTGTGGATGGGCAACTTGACCAATTCCCCGAGCACGTACCTTGTGGGCTCGCAGGCCGCGGCGCCGCTGTTCTTCGACATCTTGGAGGCGCTCGACGACACCACGCGGCTGGATGACCCGATGCCCAACGAGGTGATGACCGAGGTCGAAGTATGCTCCTTTTCAGGTCATCTACCCAGTGGAGCATGCGAGCATATTGAGGAAGTGTACTTGCCCACCCGTTCGGTACCGACCGAGCGGTGCCCGTACCATGTGGAGGTCGACGTCGACCTGGAGACGGGTCGCGCGCTCACTCCGCGGTGCCGGCAGGGGCGGGAGTTCGAGACGCGGTCCTTTGTGCAGCTTCCTCCTGACGTGCGTCGTTGGATGGAAGAGCGGCTGGGTGATGTGAGCGAACCGCCGCCGATGCATTCCGACTGCGGTGCGGCCCGCGAGGCCGCCCCGCCGGCCATCGCCTCGCCGCCGCCGGGCCAGACATTGGTGTTGATGCCCGGCATCCCGAAAGAGCGTCAGAAGGTCCTGCTGCAGGCACACGCCGCCAACTCGCAGAGCCAGCTGAGCTGGTTTGTGAACGGACGGTTTCTGGGCAAGGTCGACGGTGACGACACCTTGTGGTGGACCCCCGCCCAGGGCGAGCACGAGCTGGTCGTGATGAACACCGCCGGGCAGGCGTCACGCCGAAAATTGGTGGTGCGCTAG
- a CDS encoding transposase codes for MGHPLRNQEKDAIYELGNRTLHQIYALLPEEQVNRIILGLLAKMAWRYSVEIFAFCFMSNHFHILARCPSLQMHLFMRDFQSQLAKKINKLRGRKGTFWERRYTAIRVLDDEMLLERLRYIVCNPCESNLVQHPMKWPGLCSWDIHKSGEPLVGKVVNRKTYWAEKRKKKNEDKTEAELIQMATETYTLDMAKLPQWQDLDDEAYHKKIVEVCHDHADELDKKRVGKCIGREKVLARDWEDRPNEPKRAPRPLCLGSKLEKLGEYRADYRALVDRYRTAIDRWRKGKSSVTFPDGTIPPGHQFCEGGSTRIRREPPSKVA; via the coding sequence ATGGGACACCCGCTGCGAAATCAAGAGAAGGATGCCATCTACGAGCTGGGCAATCGCACGTTGCACCAGATTTACGCGCTTCTACCCGAAGAGCAGGTCAACCGCATCATCTTGGGGCTGCTGGCGAAGATGGCTTGGCGCTACAGTGTCGAGATCTTCGCGTTTTGCTTCATGTCCAACCACTTCCACATCCTGGCGCGCTGCCCCTCCCTGCAGATGCACCTGTTCATGCGCGACTTCCAGAGCCAGTTGGCCAAGAAGATCAACAAGCTACGCGGTCGTAAAGGTACCTTCTGGGAGCGCCGCTACACCGCAATACGCGTGCTCGACGACGAGATGCTGCTCGAACGTTTGCGCTACATCGTGTGCAATCCTTGCGAGTCGAACTTGGTCCAACACCCGATGAAGTGGCCGGGACTCTGCTCCTGGGATATCCACAAGAGCGGCGAGCCGCTTGTGGGGAAAGTCGTCAATCGCAAGACGTACTGGGCCGAGAAACGCAAAAAGAAGAACGAAGACAAGACGGAAGCCGAGCTCATCCAGATGGCCACCGAGACATATACCCTCGACATGGCCAAGCTCCCCCAGTGGCAAGACCTCGACGACGAGGCGTACCACAAAAAGATCGTCGAAGTGTGCCACGATCATGCCGACGAGCTCGATAAGAAGCGTGTCGGCAAGTGCATTGGGCGTGAGAAGGTCCTAGCTCGAGACTGGGAAGATCGTCCCAACGAGCCGAAAAGGGCGCCTCGTCCGTTGTGTCTCGGCAGTAAGCTCGAGAAGCTCGGCGAATACCGCGCAGACTATCGTGCTCTCGTCGACCGCTACCGAACAGCGATCGACCGATGGCGCAAAGGCAAATCGTCGGTGACTTTCCCCGACGGCACCATTCCACCAGGCCATCAGTTTTGCGAGGGAGGGAGCACCCGAATCCGCCGAGAGCCGCCTTCCAAGGTGGCGTGA
- a CDS encoding alpha-amylase family glycosyl hydrolase encodes MPTNTPQGLLLSGDARNRYDAGDMVDPRGRAKLESFYEIRKLANTLNKSPEVQQAPELAVQPGHLGAVARLDEVSRFLITRYCSEKNPAALEEAEDELRETLGDEGFLTSLTNFFEVFPPEPVRQNEQTVTEYVESRETDGELTTELLAIWLLNENPAVGRVVDLFDAGPLYDDSYDKVIATLQEYFDDAPGFGPEGESLIALLRAHIDRGGDTLDSQLQFLRQFLGHLLPPELLRGLLTTLDVLSEEHKAFRFPGGPGPGPVEPPSFEELDEEPERFSEDLGWMPELVLIAKNVHVWLTQLRRRYDRDIYRLDQIPDEELARLGQAGVSGLWLIGLWERSEASKRIKELSGSPHVVSSAYSIYEYRIADDLGGQEAWDKLRERARQHGVRMAADMVPNHMGITSKWMVEHPERFMRRDDPPYPSYTFNGPDLSDDERIGIFLEDHYFDRSDAAVVFKRVDYQHGSTQYFYHGNDGTSMPWNDTAQLDYLNPDTREAVIQQILDVAKKCSIIRFDAAMTLVKKHIQRLWYPQPGSGGAIPSRAEYGMSKQDFDRVMRREFWTEVVERVAKEAPDTLLLAEAFWMLEGYFVRSLGMHRVYNSAFMNMLSDEDNAGYRRVMKETLEFDPRILRRYVNFMNNPDEETAVAQFGKGDKYFGVATLMATMPGLPMIGHGQLEGFVEKYGMDFNEPRLDESPDEGLVERHQREIFPLLRHRRLFAGVQNFLLYDVHTGNHTVDQNVFAYSNRLGDKSALVVYHNRYAETSGWIRDSVGYRDKSVGADGKIVQKRLAHGLGLSPDPNKFVTFRDHVTGLEYIRSSVELAEKGFFVSLGAYDCHVFLDFREVWDTEDGQYRRLTERLGGRGVSSIVTELRHMELEPLHDLFEDVLTPECVEALAKGDADEELLDALRPKLSALAECAGEFGGIDDVEGYLAEVEHDFEVLVEFEALMDTTPAVTGADAGDTVQTKLIFAGLWAWAIMRPLGGVEPSEESGLKIRSLLDEWSVELVLTRLFRELDVSAAPTTRAIELLRFGLSNQGWLADEETWALAPAELFEALLEDGDARSFLGINRHDDVLWYHGESFDLFMRWLARFGALAQALDEARAGDKVRIAVPEGLKASIEALVKASKDAEYQVDKLLESVEP; translated from the coding sequence ATGCCCACGAATACGCCCCAAGGCCTCCTGCTCTCCGGCGACGCCCGCAACCGCTACGACGCCGGCGATATGGTCGACCCCCGCGGTCGCGCCAAGCTGGAAAGCTTCTACGAGATCCGAAAGCTCGCCAATACCCTCAACAAGTCGCCCGAGGTCCAGCAGGCCCCCGAGCTGGCCGTCCAGCCCGGCCATTTGGGCGCGGTCGCAAGGCTCGACGAAGTTTCGCGCTTTCTGATCACGCGCTACTGCTCCGAGAAAAATCCGGCAGCGCTCGAAGAGGCCGAAGACGAGCTCCGAGAGACGTTGGGCGACGAGGGCTTTTTGACCTCGCTCACCAACTTCTTCGAGGTCTTTCCGCCCGAGCCGGTGCGCCAAAACGAGCAGACGGTCACCGAGTACGTCGAGTCGCGCGAGACCGACGGTGAGTTGACCACCGAGCTGTTGGCCATCTGGCTGCTCAACGAAAACCCGGCGGTGGGCCGCGTCGTCGATCTGTTCGACGCCGGGCCGCTGTACGACGATTCGTACGACAAGGTCATCGCCACGCTGCAGGAGTACTTCGACGACGCGCCCGGCTTCGGGCCCGAGGGCGAGTCGCTCATCGCGCTTCTGCGCGCCCACATCGACCGCGGCGGCGACACTCTCGACTCGCAGCTCCAGTTTTTGCGCCAGTTTCTGGGGCATCTGCTCCCGCCCGAGCTTCTGCGCGGGCTTCTGACCACGCTCGACGTGCTCAGCGAGGAGCACAAGGCGTTTCGCTTTCCCGGAGGTCCCGGACCCGGCCCGGTCGAGCCGCCGTCGTTCGAAGAGCTCGACGAGGAGCCCGAGCGCTTCAGCGAAGATCTGGGCTGGATGCCCGAGCTGGTGCTCATCGCCAAGAATGTCCACGTGTGGTTGACCCAGCTTCGCCGCCGCTACGACCGAGACATCTACCGGCTCGACCAGATCCCCGACGAGGAACTCGCCCGGCTGGGCCAGGCCGGCGTCAGTGGGCTGTGGCTCATCGGCCTCTGGGAGCGAAGCGAGGCGTCGAAGCGCATCAAGGAGTTGAGCGGAAGCCCGCACGTCGTCTCGTCGGCCTACTCCATCTACGAGTACCGCATCGCCGACGACTTGGGCGGCCAGGAGGCGTGGGACAAGCTGCGCGAGCGCGCCCGGCAGCACGGCGTGCGCATGGCCGCCGACATGGTGCCCAACCACATGGGGATCACCTCCAAGTGGATGGTCGAGCACCCCGAGCGCTTCATGCGCCGCGACGACCCGCCGTACCCGTCGTACACCTTCAACGGGCCCGACCTGTCCGACGACGAGCGCATCGGCATCTTTTTGGAGGACCACTACTTCGACCGCTCCGACGCCGCCGTCGTCTTCAAACGCGTCGATTACCAGCACGGCAGCACTCAGTACTTCTACCACGGCAACGACGGCACGAGCATGCCGTGGAACGACACCGCCCAGCTCGACTACCTCAACCCGGACACCCGCGAGGCGGTGATCCAGCAGATTTTGGACGTCGCCAAAAAGTGCTCCATCATCCGCTTCGACGCGGCGATGACGCTCGTCAAAAAGCATATCCAGCGGCTGTGGTACCCGCAGCCGGGCTCGGGGGGCGCCATCCCCTCGCGCGCCGAGTACGGCATGAGCAAGCAGGACTTCGACCGCGTGATGCGCCGAGAGTTCTGGACCGAGGTGGTCGAGCGGGTGGCCAAGGAAGCCCCCGACACCTTGCTGTTGGCCGAGGCTTTCTGGATGCTCGAGGGCTACTTCGTGCGCTCGCTGGGCATGCACCGCGTCTACAACAGCGCGTTCATGAATATGCTGTCGGACGAGGACAACGCCGGCTACCGCCGGGTCATGAAGGAGACCCTGGAGTTCGACCCGCGCATCCTCCGGCGCTACGTCAACTTCATGAACAACCCCGACGAGGAGACCGCGGTCGCCCAATTCGGCAAGGGCGACAAGTATTTCGGTGTGGCCACGCTCATGGCGACGATGCCCGGCCTGCCGATGATCGGCCACGGCCAGTTGGAGGGCTTCGTCGAAAAGTACGGCATGGACTTCAACGAGCCGCGCCTGGACGAGTCGCCCGACGAAGGCCTCGTCGAGCGTCACCAGCGCGAGATCTTTCCGCTGCTTCGCCACCGCAGGCTCTTCGCCGGCGTCCAAAACTTCTTGCTCTACGACGTCCACACCGGCAACCACACCGTCGACCAGAACGTCTTCGCCTACTCGAACCGCCTGGGCGACAAGAGCGCGCTGGTCGTCTACCACAACAGGTACGCCGAGACCTCCGGCTGGATCCGCGACTCGGTGGGCTACCGCGACAAGTCGGTCGGCGCCGACGGCAAGATCGTCCAAAAGCGCCTGGCCCATGGCCTCGGCCTGTCGCCCGACCCGAACAAATTCGTCACCTTCCGAGACCACGTCACCGGCCTCGAATATATCCGAAGCTCGGTCGAGTTGGCCGAGAAGGGCTTCTTCGTAAGCTTGGGGGCCTACGATTGCCACGTCTTCCTCGACTTTCGCGAGGTCTGGGACACCGAAGACGGCCAATACCGCCGGCTCACCGAGCGCCTGGGCGGCCGCGGCGTCTCGAGCATCGTCACCGAGCTTCGCCACATGGAGCTCGAGCCCCTGCACGATCTCTTCGAAGACGTGCTCACCCCTGAATGCGTCGAGGCGCTGGCCAAGGGCGACGCCGACGAGGAGCTGCTCGACGCGCTTCGCCCCAAGTTGTCGGCCCTGGCCGAATGCGCCGGCGAGTTCGGCGGCATCGACGACGTCGAGGGTTACCTCGCCGAGGTCGAGCACGACTTCGAGGTGCTCGTCGAGTTCGAAGCCCTCATGGACACCACCCCGGCGGTGACCGGCGCAGACGCCGGCGACACCGTCCAGACCAAGCTGATCTTCGCCGGCCTGTGGGCCTGGGCCATCATGCGCCCCCTGGGCGGCGTCGAGCCGTCCGAGGAGAGCGGGCTCAAGATCCGCAGCCTGCTCGACGAATGGTCGGTCGAGCTCGTGCTCACCCGCTTGTTCCGCGAGCTCGACGTCTCCGCCGCCCCGACCACCCGCGCCATCGAGCTCCTACGCTTCGGCCTGAGCAACCAGGGCTGGCTCGCCGACGAAGAGACCTGGGCGCTCGCGCCCGCCGAGCTGTTCGAGGCGCTCCTCGAAGACGGCGACGCCCGAAGCTTTTTGGGCATCAACCGCCACGACGACGTGCTGTGGTACCACGGCGAGTCCTTCGACTTGTTCATGCGCTGGCTGGCCCGCTTCGGCGCGCTCGCCCAGGCCCTCGACGAAGCCCGCGCGGGCGACAAGGTGCGCATCGCGGTCCCCGAGGGCCTCAAAGCGAGCATCGAAGCCCTCGTCAAGGCGTCGAAGGACGCTGAGTATCAGGTCGACAAACTGTTGGAGAGCGTCGAGCCATGA